One part of the Paraburkholderia flagellata genome encodes these proteins:
- the ribD gene encoding bifunctional diaminohydroxyphosphoribosylaminopyrimidine deaminase/5-amino-6-(5-phosphoribosylamino)uracil reductase RibD, whose product MFSQSDFVHMERALALAQRGLYTTDPNPRVGCVLVKDGVVIGEGFTQPAGHDHAEIQAMKDARARGHDLRGATAYVTLEPCSHFGRTPPCANALIEAKIGRVIAAMEDPNPLVSGRGLSILRDAGIDVRCGLLANEARELNIGFVSRMTRKRPWVRMKMAASLDGRTGLPSGESQWITGEAARADGHAWRARASAILTGIGTVKEDDPRMTVRAVDTPRQPKRVLIDSRLDASPLAQIFVGAPTLVFCAALDASNEERAEALRVRGAEIVALGNDRGKVDLPAMLTELAARGVNELHVEAGYKLNGSLLREGCVDELLVYVAPSLLGTNSLGMIDIAAPATLDERTRLAFHSVDRLGNDLRILARVVTTQDA is encoded by the coding sequence ATGTTTTCGCAATCCGATTTCGTCCACATGGAGCGTGCGCTCGCGCTCGCGCAGCGCGGCCTGTACACGACCGACCCGAACCCGCGCGTGGGCTGCGTGCTGGTGAAGGACGGCGTGGTGATCGGCGAGGGTTTCACGCAGCCGGCTGGCCACGATCACGCCGAAATCCAGGCGATGAAGGACGCCCGCGCGCGCGGCCACGACCTGCGCGGCGCGACTGCCTATGTGACGCTCGAGCCGTGCAGCCACTTCGGCCGCACGCCGCCCTGTGCGAACGCGTTGATCGAAGCGAAGATCGGGCGCGTCATCGCGGCGATGGAAGACCCGAACCCGCTCGTGTCGGGGCGCGGTCTGTCGATCCTGCGCGACGCGGGTATCGACGTGCGTTGCGGGCTGCTGGCCAACGAGGCGCGGGAGCTGAACATCGGCTTCGTTTCGCGCATGACGCGCAAGCGCCCGTGGGTGCGCATGAAGATGGCCGCGTCGCTCGACGGCCGCACGGGCCTGCCCTCGGGCGAAAGCCAATGGATCACGGGCGAGGCCGCGCGCGCCGACGGCCACGCCTGGCGCGCGCGCGCCTCGGCCATCCTCACGGGTATCGGCACGGTGAAGGAAGACGATCCGCGCATGACCGTGCGCGCCGTCGACACGCCACGCCAGCCCAAACGCGTGCTCATCGACAGCCGGCTCGACGCCTCGCCGCTCGCGCAAATCTTCGTGGGCGCGCCGACGCTCGTGTTCTGCGCGGCGCTCGACGCAAGTAACGAAGAACGCGCCGAAGCGCTGCGCGTGCGCGGCGCCGAAATCGTTGCGCTTGGCAACGATCGAGGCAAGGTGGATCTGCCGGCCATGCTCACGGAACTCGCCGCGCGCGGCGTGAACGAACTGCACGTGGAAGCCGGCTACAAACTCAACGGGTCGCTCCTGCGCGAAGGCTGTGTGGATGAGTTGCTCGTGTACGTGGCGCCTTCGCTGCTCGGCACGAACTCGCTCGGCATGATCGACATCGCCGCGCCCGCGACGCTCGATGAGCGCACGCGCCTCGCATTTCATTCCGTCGATCGTCTCGGCAACGACCTGCGCATTCTTGCGCGCGTCGTCACGACGCAAGACGCCTGA
- a CDS encoding riboflavin synthase produces MFTGIVAAVGRIESIKPLGTQADAGVRLTVNAGSLDLDDVELGDSIAIQGACMTVIEKSATSFDVDVSRESLNRTMGLAATGEVNLEKALRANDRLGGHIVSGHVDGLGTVTRFAPVGESHELRILAPAEIGRYLAYKGSITVNGVSLTVNSVDDRADGCEFSINLIPHTVEVTTLKHLQAGTKVNLEIDLIARYVERMLSTEKAADSGSQD; encoded by the coding sequence ATGTTTACCGGAATCGTCGCGGCAGTGGGCCGCATCGAATCGATCAAACCGCTCGGCACGCAAGCCGACGCCGGTGTGCGCCTCACCGTCAACGCGGGCAGCCTCGACCTCGACGACGTGGAGCTCGGCGACAGCATCGCGATCCAGGGCGCGTGCATGACCGTCATCGAGAAGTCGGCAACGAGCTTCGACGTCGACGTTTCGCGCGAAAGCCTGAACCGCACCATGGGCCTCGCGGCAACGGGCGAAGTGAACCTCGAAAAGGCGCTGCGCGCGAACGACCGCCTGGGCGGCCACATCGTCTCGGGTCACGTGGACGGTCTTGGCACCGTCACGCGCTTTGCGCCCGTGGGCGAGTCGCACGAGTTGCGCATCCTCGCGCCGGCGGAAATCGGCCGCTATCTCGCCTACAAGGGCTCGATCACCGTGAACGGCGTGAGCCTCACGGTCAATTCGGTCGACGATCGCGCGGATGGCTGCGAATTCTCGATCAATCTGATCCCCCACACCGTGGAAGTGACCACGCTCAAACACCTTCAGGCTGGCACGAAGGTGAATCTTGAGATCGATCTGATTGCGCGCTATGTGGAGCGGATGCTTTCGACCGAGAAGGCCGCAGATTCGGGCTCACAAGACTAA